One stretch of Roseovarius mucosus DNA includes these proteins:
- a CDS encoding SDR family NAD(P)-dependent oxidoreductase, which translates to MTIAGKHALVTGGGSGIGLAIARALAEAGAEVTITGRRAGVLEAVSGAGLHPIVMDVTQEAQVIAGVAQAVAARGPVQICIANAGIAEGRALHKTDADFWRQIMATNLDGAFYTLRECLTGMRHTDWGRVIAMSSIAGLKGLKGAAAYTASKHGMIGLIRGLSEDYLGTGLTFNAICPGYVDTEIVHRNATAISQRAGVSEEAARTLMVEANRHKRLIAPEEVAQAALWLCGPGSSSINGQTIELAGGQV; encoded by the coding sequence ATGACAATCGCGGGCAAACATGCATTGGTGACGGGCGGCGGTAGCGGCATCGGCCTTGCTATTGCCCGCGCTCTGGCCGAGGCGGGCGCAGAGGTGACCATCACCGGACGCCGCGCCGGGGTGCTCGAGGCGGTCAGCGGCGCAGGTCTGCATCCCATCGTGATGGACGTCACCCAAGAGGCACAGGTCATCGCGGGCGTGGCACAGGCGGTCGCCGCGCGCGGCCCGGTGCAGATCTGCATCGCCAATGCCGGCATCGCCGAGGGGCGCGCCCTGCACAAGACCGATGCAGATTTCTGGCGGCAGATCATGGCCACCAATCTTGACGGTGCGTTTTACACCCTGCGCGAGTGCCTGACTGGCATGCGCCATACCGATTGGGGACGGGTCATAGCCATGTCGTCGATTGCAGGCCTCAAAGGGCTTAAGGGCGCAGCGGCCTATACGGCCTCAAAACACGGGATGATCGGCCTCATTCGTGGCTTGAGCGAGGATTACCTGGGCACCGGCCTGACCTTCAACGCAATTTGTCCCGGGTATGTGGACACTGAAATTGTCCACCGCAACGCCACCGCTATTTCTCAGCGCGCAGGCGTGTCAGAAGAGGCGGCGCGCACTCTCATGGTCGAGGCCAACCGCCACAAACGCCTGATTGCGCCCGAGGAAGTGGCACAGGCGGCTCTGTGGCTTTGTGGTCCGGGCTCGTCCAGCATCAATGGCCAGACCATAGAGCTTGCGGGCGGTCAGGTCTGA
- a CDS encoding Hint domain-containing protein yields MPTTFNWIFLGTETDFLDPTEGNSNAENAALFENRTYGNALDPLYQRISSVTTINNGGAVGALDMNNTVTNDAFTTDIGAGTQTFTFDGLSVFNATLTYANGTTAVVTAVIAQSTTGELFLAPEISFNADVTAFEAGPIVSITLDSVNASTNTNLGADRLAQAWDNGVVDGTGGNDLINGSYIEPIANGSDRVDNGDGVSGPGFNDDVINAGAGNDTVLAGLGNDSVQGGTGADSLSGESGNDTLLGQGGNDTLIGGNGDDSLEGGAGNDVLYGDGGTATRWSYDVYTRDFTSANGQAFTIESGTLAGSGTSAGFDVTGHGQQATGQADPNDYGIIYTSNLIASADGVYRFATTSDDGSTIRILDSNGDPLTFTNQIGTTGSFLDNDFHQAATTRFGDVTLEAGQSYTIEVRYWENLGGNVLSGTVTLPGGAVQDLATSALIVGSDAIEGNDFLDGGAGADLLFGEGGNDTLIAGENDTLIGGDGDDLFVIETPAEAGTGTITIIGGEGAETNGDTLFLSPEARKADITFTNTDDAAGGLSGSFTLSDGTVVNFSEIENIICFTPGIRLLTPHGERAVESLRAGDLVITRDHGPQAIRWIGRRTVPGTGRFAPVRVAAHVLDGGRAPLLVSPQHRFLFTGYKAELLFGCDEVLIAARHLVDGLAVTQEDQATVTYIHVMFDRHEVIYAEGAATESFHAGDIGISAITDQAREEMFAIFPELRSNPNAYGDTARPCLKRHEARLLQPCG; encoded by the coding sequence ATGCCAACGACCTTTAATTGGATCTTTTTAGGGACCGAGACGGATTTTCTTGATCCGACCGAAGGCAACAGCAATGCCGAGAACGCAGCCCTTTTCGAAAACCGCACCTATGGCAACGCATTAGACCCGCTGTATCAACGCATTTCCAGCGTCACAACCATCAACAACGGTGGCGCAGTCGGTGCGCTCGACATGAACAACACCGTCACCAATGACGCCTTTACCACCGACATCGGGGCCGGAACCCAGACCTTTACATTCGATGGGTTGAGCGTTTTCAACGCCACCCTCACCTATGCCAATGGCACAACAGCCGTGGTGACGGCCGTTATTGCACAATCCACCACCGGCGAATTGTTTCTGGCCCCCGAGATCAGCTTCAACGCCGATGTCACCGCCTTCGAGGCCGGGCCGATTGTTTCCATCACGCTCGACAGCGTCAATGCAAGCACCAATACCAACCTTGGCGCGGATCGTCTTGCGCAGGCCTGGGATAACGGCGTCGTGGATGGCACCGGCGGCAATGACCTCATCAACGGAAGCTATATCGAACCCATAGCCAACGGCTCTGACCGGGTAGACAATGGCGACGGCGTAAGCGGTCCGGGCTTTAACGACGATGTCATCAATGCAGGCGCGGGCAATGACACCGTGCTCGCGGGCCTTGGCAACGATTCCGTGCAGGGTGGCACCGGCGCCGATAGCCTGAGCGGCGAAAGCGGCAATGACACGCTGCTGGGCCAAGGCGGCAACGACACGCTGATCGGCGGCAATGGCGATGACAGTCTTGAGGGCGGCGCGGGCAATGATGTGCTTTACGGCGATGGCGGCACCGCCACACGCTGGAGCTATGATGTCTACACCCGCGATTTCACCTCGGCCAACGGGCAGGCTTTCACCATCGAAAGCGGCACCTTGGCAGGCTCTGGGACCTCTGCGGGGTTTGATGTCACCGGACACGGCCAACAGGCCACAGGCCAGGCCGATCCAAATGATTACGGCATCATCTATACCTCCAATCTCATCGCCTCTGCCGATGGGGTCTACCGCTTTGCCACCACGTCAGACGATGGTTCAACCATCCGTATCCTCGACAGCAACGGCGACCCGCTGACCTTTACCAACCAGATCGGCACCACCGGATCATTTCTCGACAACGATTTCCATCAGGCCGCGACAACCCGCTTTGGCGATGTCACGCTAGAGGCGGGCCAAAGCTATACCATCGAGGTGCGCTATTGGGAAAACCTTGGCGGCAACGTGCTCTCGGGCACGGTCACCCTGCCCGGCGGCGCGGTGCAGGATCTTGCAACCAGTGCGCTCATCGTCGGCAGCGACGCGATTGAGGGCAATGATTTCCTGGATGGCGGCGCGGGTGCCGACCTTCTGTTTGGCGAGGGCGGCAATGACACGCTGATCGCGGGCGAGAATGACACGCTGATCGGCGGCGACGGCGATGATCTCTTTGTGATCGAAACCCCGGCTGAGGCCGGCACCGGCACGATCACCATCATCGGCGGCGAAGGGGCCGAGACAAACGGCGATACGCTCTTTTTGTCACCCGAGGCGCGCAAGGCCGACATCACGTTTACCAATACCGATGATGCGGCGGGCGGTCTCTCGGGCAGCTTTACCCTCAGCGATGGCACGGTGGTCAATTTCTCGGAAATCGAGAACATCATCTGCTTCACCCCCGGCATCCGCTTGTTGACCCCCCATGGCGAGCGCGCGGTTGAATCCTTGCGCGCGGGCGATCTGGTGATCACCCGCGATCATGGCCCCCAAGCAATCCGTTGGATCGGACGGCGCACCGTGCCGGGAACCGGTCGCTTTGCGCCCGTGCGCGTGGCAGCCCACGTGCTCGACGGGGGGCGCGCGCCGCTCTTGGTCTCGCCGCAACACCGCTTTCTCTTCACGGGCTACAAGGCCGAGCTGCTGTTTGGCTGTGACGAGGTCTTGATCGCGGCACGGCATCTGGTCGATGGCCTGGCCGTCACCCAAGAGGATCAGGCAACCGTGACCTATATCCATGTCATGTTCGACCGCCATGAAGTGATCTATGCCGAAGGCGCGGCCACCGAGAGCTTTCATGCAGGCGACATCGGCATATCGGCCATTACGGATCAGGCGCGCGAAGAGATGTTCGCGATCTTCCCAGAGTTGCGCAGCAATCCCAATGCCTATGGCGACACCGCGCGCCCCTGCCTCAAACGGCACGAGGCACGTCTTTTGCAACCCTGCGGATAA